From Mus musculus strain C57BL/6J chromosome 8, GRCm38.p6 C57BL/6J, a single genomic window includes:
- the Terf2 gene encoding telomeric repeat-binding factor 2 isoform X1, with protein sequence MAAGAGTAGPASGPGVVRDPMASQPRKRPSREGGEGGEGERRSNTMAGGGGSSDSSGRAASRRASRSGGRARRGRHEPGLGGAAERGAGEARLEEAVNRWVLKFYFHEALRAFRSSRYRDFRQIRDIMQALLVRPLGKEHTVSRLLRVMQCLSRIEEGENLDCSFDMEAELTPLESAINVLEMIKTEFTLTDSMVESSRKLVKEAAVIICIKNKEFEKASKILKKYMSKDPTTQKLRTDLLNIIREKNLAHPVIQNFSYEVFQQKMLRFLESHLDDTEPYLLTMAKKALKSESAASSTMREEKHPEPVEKPLREPPSRQPQNPPATIGIRTLKAAFKALSTAQDSEAAFAKLDQKDLVLANLASPSSPAHKHKRPRKDEHESAAPAEEHPKTSGTALTGLKKRKFGWKRTSCLKFRHQVKTGHPV encoded by the exons ATGGCTGCGGGAGCCGGGACAGCGGGCCCTGCTTCCGGCCCGGGCGTTGTGCGTGACCCGATGGCGTCACAGCCAAGGAAACGGCCCAGTCGGGAGGGCGGGGAGGGCGGGGAGGGCGAGCGGCGGTCGAACACGATGGCGGGAGGAGGCGGGAGCAGCGATAGCAGCGGGCGGGCGGCGAGCCGACGGGCATCGCGCAGCGGCGGGCGGGCTCGACGGGGGCGACACGAGCCAGGGTTGGGAGGCGCGGCCGAGCGGGGCGCGGGGGAAGCTCGCCTGGAGGAGGCGGTCAACCGCTGGGTGCTCAAGTTCTATTTCCACGAGGCGCTGCGGGCCTTTCGGAGTAGCCGGTACCGGGACTTCAGGCAGATCCGGGACATCATGCAGG CGTTGCTTGTCAGGCCCTTGGGGAAGGAGCATACGGTGTCCCGGTTGCTGCGGGTTATGCAGTGTCTGTCGCGcattgaagaaggagaaaatttaG ACTGTTCCTTTGATATGGAGGCTGAGCTCACACCCTTGGAATCAGCTATCAATGTGCTGGAGATGATTAAAACAGAGTTCACACTGACAGACTCTATGGTTGAATCCAGCAGAAAACTGGTCAAGGAGGCT GCTGTCATTAtttgtatcaaaaacaaagaatttgAAAAGGCTTCAAAGATTTTGAAAAAATACATGTCTAAGGACCCCACAACTCAG AAGCTGAGAACTGATCTCCTGAACATTATCCGGGAAAAGAACTTGGCCCACCCTGTTATCCAGAACTTTTCCTATGAGGTCTTCCAGCAGAAGATGCTGCGTTTCCTAGAGAGCCACCTGGATGACACGGAGCCCTACCTCCTCACG ATGGCTAAAAAAGCTTTGAAATCTGAATCAGCTGCTTCAAGTACAATGAGGGAAGAAAAGCACCCAGAGCCAGTGGAAAAACCACTTAGAGAGCCTCCAAG CAGACAGCCTCAGAACCCTCCAGCCACCATCGGGATCAGGACTCTGAAGGCAGCTTTCAAAGCTCTGTCTACTGCACAAGACTCAGAGGCCGCTTTTGCAAAACTGGACCAGAAAGATCTGGTACTTGCTAATCTGGCATCCCCATCATCACCAGCCCACAAACACAAGAGACCCAGGAAAGATGAACATGAAAGCGCAGCTCCTGCTGAGG
- the Terf2 gene encoding telomeric repeat-binding factor 2 isoform 7 (isoform 7 is encoded by transcript variant 7) codes for MAAGAGTAGPASGPGVVRDPMASQPRKRPSREGGEGGEGERRSNTMAGGGGSSDSSGRAASRRASRSGGRARRGRHEPGLGGAAERGAGEARLEEAVNRWVLKFYFHEALRAFRSSRYRDFRQIRDIMQALLVRPLGKEHTVSRLLRVMQCLSRIEEGENLDCSFDMEAELTPLESAINVLEMIKTEFTLTDSMVESSRKLVKEAAVIICIKNKEFEKASKILKKYMSKDPTTQKLRTDLLNIIREKNLAHPVIQNFSYEVFQQKMLRFLESHLDDTEPYLLTMAKKALKSESAASSTMREEKHPEPVEKPLREPPRQPQNPPATIGIRTLKAAFKALSTAQDSEAAFAKLDQKDLVLANLASPSSPAHKHKRPRKDEHESAAPAEEHPKTSGTALTGLKKRKFGWKRTSCLKFRHQVKTGHPV; via the exons ATGGCTGCGGGAGCCGGGACAGCGGGCCCTGCTTCCGGCCCGGGCGTTGTGCGTGACCCGATGGCGTCACAGCCAAGGAAACGGCCCAGTCGGGAGGGCGGGGAGGGCGGGGAGGGCGAGCGGCGGTCGAACACGATGGCGGGAGGAGGCGGGAGCAGCGATAGCAGCGGGCGGGCGGCGAGCCGACGGGCATCGCGCAGCGGCGGGCGGGCTCGACGGGGGCGACACGAGCCAGGGTTGGGAGGCGCGGCCGAGCGGGGCGCGGGGGAAGCTCGCCTGGAGGAGGCGGTCAACCGCTGGGTGCTCAAGTTCTATTTCCACGAGGCGCTGCGGGCCTTTCGGAGTAGCCGGTACCGGGACTTCAGGCAGATCCGGGACATCATGCAGG CGTTGCTTGTCAGGCCCTTGGGGAAGGAGCATACGGTGTCCCGGTTGCTGCGGGTTATGCAGTGTCTGTCGCGcattgaagaaggagaaaatttaG ACTGTTCCTTTGATATGGAGGCTGAGCTCACACCCTTGGAATCAGCTATCAATGTGCTGGAGATGATTAAAACAGAGTTCACACTGACAGACTCTATGGTTGAATCCAGCAGAAAACTGGTCAAGGAGGCT GCTGTCATTAtttgtatcaaaaacaaagaatttgAAAAGGCTTCAAAGATTTTGAAAAAATACATGTCTAAGGACCCCACAACTCAG AAGCTGAGAACTGATCTCCTGAACATTATCCGGGAAAAGAACTTGGCCCACCCTGTTATCCAGAACTTTTCCTATGAGGTCTTCCAGCAGAAGATGCTGCGTTTCCTAGAGAGCCACCTGGATGACACGGAGCCCTACCTCCTCACG ATGGCTAAAAAAGCTTTGAAATCTGAATCAGCTGCTTCAAGTACAATGAGGGAAGAAAAGCACCCAGAGCCAGTGGAAAAACCACTTAGAGAGCCTCCAAG ACAGCCTCAGAACCCTCCAGCCACCATCGGGATCAGGACTCTGAAGGCAGCTTTCAAAGCTCTGTCTACTGCACAAGACTCAGAGGCCGCTTTTGCAAAACTGGACCAGAAAGATCTGGTACTTGCTAATCTGGCATCCCCATCATCACCAGCCCACAAACACAAGAGACCCAGGAAAGATGAACATGAAAGCGCAGCTCCTGCTGAGG
- the Terf2 gene encoding telomeric repeat-binding factor 2 isoform 6 (isoform 6 is encoded by transcript variant 6) translates to MAAGAGTAGPASGPGVVRDPMASQPRKRPSREGGEGGEGERRSNTMAGGGGSSDSSGRAASRRASRSGGRARRGRHEPGLGGAAERGAGEARLEEAVNRWVLKFYFHEALRAFRSSRYRDFRQIRDIMQALLVRPLGKEHTVSRLLRVMQCLSRIEEGENLDCSFDMEAELTPLESAINVLEMIKTEFTLTDSMVESSRKLVKEAAVIICIKNKEFEKASKILKKYMSKDPTTQKLRTDLLNIIREKNLAHPVIQNFSYEVFQQKMLRFLESHLDDTEPYLLTMAKKALKSESAASSTMREEKHPEPVEKPLREPPRQPQNPPATIGIRTLKAAFKALSTAQDSEAAFAKLDQKDLVLANLASPSSPAHKHKRPRKDEHESAAPAEGEGGSDRQPRNSPMTISRLLLEEDSQSTEPSPGLNSSHKAMSASKPRALNQPHPGEKKPKYEDLLCRSLGAGWRAWLGLVLLP, encoded by the exons ATGGCTGCGGGAGCCGGGACAGCGGGCCCTGCTTCCGGCCCGGGCGTTGTGCGTGACCCGATGGCGTCACAGCCAAGGAAACGGCCCAGTCGGGAGGGCGGGGAGGGCGGGGAGGGCGAGCGGCGGTCGAACACGATGGCGGGAGGAGGCGGGAGCAGCGATAGCAGCGGGCGGGCGGCGAGCCGACGGGCATCGCGCAGCGGCGGGCGGGCTCGACGGGGGCGACACGAGCCAGGGTTGGGAGGCGCGGCCGAGCGGGGCGCGGGGGAAGCTCGCCTGGAGGAGGCGGTCAACCGCTGGGTGCTCAAGTTCTATTTCCACGAGGCGCTGCGGGCCTTTCGGAGTAGCCGGTACCGGGACTTCAGGCAGATCCGGGACATCATGCAGG CGTTGCTTGTCAGGCCCTTGGGGAAGGAGCATACGGTGTCCCGGTTGCTGCGGGTTATGCAGTGTCTGTCGCGcattgaagaaggagaaaatttaG ACTGTTCCTTTGATATGGAGGCTGAGCTCACACCCTTGGAATCAGCTATCAATGTGCTGGAGATGATTAAAACAGAGTTCACACTGACAGACTCTATGGTTGAATCCAGCAGAAAACTGGTCAAGGAGGCT GCTGTCATTAtttgtatcaaaaacaaagaatttgAAAAGGCTTCAAAGATTTTGAAAAAATACATGTCTAAGGACCCCACAACTCAG AAGCTGAGAACTGATCTCCTGAACATTATCCGGGAAAAGAACTTGGCCCACCCTGTTATCCAGAACTTTTCCTATGAGGTCTTCCAGCAGAAGATGCTGCGTTTCCTAGAGAGCCACCTGGATGACACGGAGCCCTACCTCCTCACG ATGGCTAAAAAAGCTTTGAAATCTGAATCAGCTGCTTCAAGTACAATGAGGGAAGAAAAGCACCCAGAGCCAGTGGAAAAACCACTTAGAGAGCCTCCAAG ACAGCCTCAGAACCCTCCAGCCACCATCGGGATCAGGACTCTGAAGGCAGCTTTCAAAGCTCTGTCTACTGCACAAGACTCAGAGGCCGCTTTTGCAAAACTGGACCAGAAAGATCTGGTACTTGCTAATCTGGCATCCCCATCATCACCAGCCCACAAACACAAGAGACCCAGGAAAGATGAACATGAAAGCGCAGCTCCTGCTGAGGGTGAGGGAGGCTCAGACCGGCAGCCCAGGAACAGTCCCATGACAATAAGCAGATTGCTGTTGGAGGAGGACAGCCAGAGTACTGAGCCCAGCCCAGGCCTCAactcctcccacaaggccatgtCAGCATCCAAGCCCAGAGCTCTCAACCAACCCCACCCGGGGGAGAAGAAGCCCAAGTATGAAGACCTTCTTTGTAGGAGTTTGGGGGCTGGTTGGCGGGCCTGGTTGGGCCTGGTTTTACTTCCATGA
- the Terf2 gene encoding telomeric repeat-binding factor 2 isoform 2 (isoform 2 is encoded by transcript variant 2), with translation MAAGAGTAGPASGPGVVRDPMASQPRKRPSREGGEGGEGERRSNTMAGGGGSSDSSGRAASRRASRSGGRARRGRHEPGLGGAAERGAGEARLEEAVNRWVLKFYFHEALRAFRSSRYRDFRQIRDIMQALLVRPLGKEHTVSRLLRVMQCLSRIEEGENLDCSFDMEAELTPLESAINVLEMIKTEFTLTDSMVESSRKLVKEAAVIICIKNKEFEKASKILKKYMSKDPTTQKLRTDLLNIIREKNLAHPVIQNFSYEVFQQKMLRFLESHLDDTEPYLLTMAKKALKSESAASSTMREEKHPEPVEKPLREPPSRQPQNPPATIGIRTLKAAFKALSTAQDSEAAFAKLDQKDLVLANLASPSSPAHKHKRPRKDEHESAAPAEGEGGSDRQPRNSPMTISRLLLEEDSQSTEPSPGLNSSHKAMSASKPRALNQPHPGEKKPKYEDLLCRSLGAGWRAWLGLVLLP, from the exons ATGGCTGCGGGAGCCGGGACAGCGGGCCCTGCTTCCGGCCCGGGCGTTGTGCGTGACCCGATGGCGTCACAGCCAAGGAAACGGCCCAGTCGGGAGGGCGGGGAGGGCGGGGAGGGCGAGCGGCGGTCGAACACGATGGCGGGAGGAGGCGGGAGCAGCGATAGCAGCGGGCGGGCGGCGAGCCGACGGGCATCGCGCAGCGGCGGGCGGGCTCGACGGGGGCGACACGAGCCAGGGTTGGGAGGCGCGGCCGAGCGGGGCGCGGGGGAAGCTCGCCTGGAGGAGGCGGTCAACCGCTGGGTGCTCAAGTTCTATTTCCACGAGGCGCTGCGGGCCTTTCGGAGTAGCCGGTACCGGGACTTCAGGCAGATCCGGGACATCATGCAGG CGTTGCTTGTCAGGCCCTTGGGGAAGGAGCATACGGTGTCCCGGTTGCTGCGGGTTATGCAGTGTCTGTCGCGcattgaagaaggagaaaatttaG ACTGTTCCTTTGATATGGAGGCTGAGCTCACACCCTTGGAATCAGCTATCAATGTGCTGGAGATGATTAAAACAGAGTTCACACTGACAGACTCTATGGTTGAATCCAGCAGAAAACTGGTCAAGGAGGCT GCTGTCATTAtttgtatcaaaaacaaagaatttgAAAAGGCTTCAAAGATTTTGAAAAAATACATGTCTAAGGACCCCACAACTCAG AAGCTGAGAACTGATCTCCTGAACATTATCCGGGAAAAGAACTTGGCCCACCCTGTTATCCAGAACTTTTCCTATGAGGTCTTCCAGCAGAAGATGCTGCGTTTCCTAGAGAGCCACCTGGATGACACGGAGCCCTACCTCCTCACG ATGGCTAAAAAAGCTTTGAAATCTGAATCAGCTGCTTCAAGTACAATGAGGGAAGAAAAGCACCCAGAGCCAGTGGAAAAACCACTTAGAGAGCCTCCAAG CAGACAGCCTCAGAACCCTCCAGCCACCATCGGGATCAGGACTCTGAAGGCAGCTTTCAAAGCTCTGTCTACTGCACAAGACTCAGAGGCCGCTTTTGCAAAACTGGACCAGAAAGATCTGGTACTTGCTAATCTGGCATCCCCATCATCACCAGCCCACAAACACAAGAGACCCAGGAAAGATGAACATGAAAGCGCAGCTCCTGCTGAGGGTGAGGGAGGCTCAGACCGGCAGCCCAGGAACAGTCCCATGACAATAAGCAGATTGCTGTTGGAGGAGGACAGCCAGAGTACTGAGCCCAGCCCAGGCCTCAactcctcccacaaggccatgtCAGCATCCAAGCCCAGAGCTCTCAACCAACCCCACCCGGGGGAGAAGAAGCCCAAGTATGAAGACCTTCTTTGTAGGAGTTTGGGGGCTGGTTGGCGGGCCTGGTTGGGCCTGGTTTTACTTCCATGA